A genomic stretch from Aedes albopictus strain Foshan chromosome 2, AalbF5, whole genome shotgun sequence includes:
- the LOC134287524 gene encoding uncharacterized protein MCAP_0864-like encodes MHHHCVFQNTCSKSNKMNEQEFQFARTDFDLDTVRNKLINCICELQSRRNEVTSLKSALDETNRSKATLEQDAKNFRRELSDMQDQLKIALNALNQKDSIRNGFMENAARQNVQLEALTNDNERLNGKIQASQVKILELTRDNNKLLEQLKVLQGTQNQPGEGTDRIWKAMDTLNSHLQKLEAEHVILTETAQMANKIAEEAAVAVVNSRRNLVNVQKENLLLRRRITDLEARIVSFSCRTEPSESVATEEDSCKKFEEHLKAVNEELEQEREVNSKLRSDIATLLTLQSCFSKPLLHNDDDGHGIGEVHSSMSEVARPDEPDNNDPMNETS; translated from the exons ATGCACCACCACTGCGTCTTTCAAAACACGTGCTCGAAAAGTAACAAAATGAACGAACAAGAGTTTCAATTTGCCAGAACGGATTTCGATTTGGACACTGTTCGCAACAAGTTGATAAACTGCATCTGCGAGCTCCAGTCCCGTCGG AATGAAGTAACCTCGCTTAAATCGGCCCTAGATGAAACGAACCGTTCGAAAGCAACGTTGGAACAGGATGCCAAAAACTTCCGTCGGGAGCTGTCTGATATGCAGGACCAGTTGAAGATAGCACTGAATGCTCTCAATCAGAAAGATTCCATCCGCAATGGGTTTATGGAGAATGCCGCCCGGCAGAATGTTCAGCTGGAAGCGTTG ACCAATGATAATGAACGACTCAATGGGAAGATTCAAGCATCGCAGGTGAAGATCTTGGAGTTGACCCGAGACAACAACAAACTTCTGGAGCAGCTGAAGGTTTTGCAGGGAACGCAGAATCAACCGGGAGAGGGTACCGATCGCATCTGGAAGGCGATGGATACGCTCAATAG TCACCTGCAAAAACTGGAGGCTGAGCACGTGATTCTCACCGAAACAGCTCAAATGGCCAACAAGATAGCAGAAGAAGCGGCCGTGGCAGTCGTAAACAGCAGGAGAAATCTGGTGAACGTACAGAAAGAGAATCTTCTTTTAAGGCGAAGAATTACCGACTTGGAAGCGAGAATTGTCTCCTTTTCATGTCGCACTGAACCGAGCGAGTCGGTCGCAACGGAAGAAGATTCCTGCAAAAAGTTTGAAGAGCATCTGAAAGCCGTCAACGAAGAGCTGGAACAGGAGCGTGAAGTGAACAGCAAGTTACGGAGCGATATTGCTACGCTGTTGACTCTGCAGAGCTGCTTCAGCAAACCACTACTGCATAACGATGATGATGGTCACGGTATTGGTGAGGTGCACTCATCAATGTCTGAAGTTGCGAGACCGGATGAACCTGATAACAATGACCCTATGAATGAGACGTCTTGA